The following are encoded together in the Kribbella sp. CA-293567 genome:
- the meaB gene encoding methylmalonyl Co-A mutase-associated GTPase MeaB — translation MPRRTAPVAELVERARGGDSRAVARLISLVEDESPLLREVMAALAPHAGRAHIIGITGSPGVGKSTSTSALVTAYRATGKRVGVLAVDPSSPFSGGALLGDRVRMQDHATDAGVFIRSMASRGHLGGLAWTTPQALRVLDAAGFDVVLVETVGVGQSEVEIAGMADTTIILLAPGMGDGIQAAKAGILEVGDIYVVNKADRDGVQNVTRDLRAMLALAERGPDSWTPPILKTVASRNEGVDELVAAIEDRLTWMTGNGVLTERRRSRARDEIEAIAMTALRSRFAHLHGDARLDVLAAKVADGDTDPYAAADELLDAL, via the coding sequence ATGCCCCGACGGACTGCACCGGTTGCCGAGTTGGTCGAACGCGCCCGGGGTGGCGACTCACGGGCGGTCGCCCGGCTGATCTCGCTGGTGGAGGACGAGTCGCCGCTGTTACGCGAAGTGATGGCGGCGCTGGCTCCGCATGCCGGCCGGGCGCACATCATCGGCATCACCGGCTCGCCGGGTGTCGGCAAGTCGACCTCCACCTCGGCCCTCGTCACGGCGTACCGGGCGACGGGCAAGCGGGTCGGCGTACTGGCGGTGGATCCGTCGTCGCCGTTCTCCGGTGGGGCGCTGCTGGGCGATCGGGTGCGGATGCAGGACCACGCGACCGACGCGGGGGTCTTCATCCGGTCGATGGCCTCGCGCGGCCATCTGGGCGGCCTTGCCTGGACCACCCCGCAGGCGCTGCGGGTCCTCGACGCGGCCGGCTTCGACGTCGTTCTGGTCGAGACGGTCGGCGTCGGGCAGTCCGAGGTCGAGATCGCGGGGATGGCCGACACGACGATCATCCTGCTCGCGCCCGGGATGGGCGACGGCATCCAGGCCGCCAAGGCGGGCATCCTGGAAGTCGGCGACATCTACGTGGTGAACAAGGCCGACCGGGACGGCGTACAGAACGTCACCCGTGACCTGCGCGCGATGCTCGCCCTGGCCGAGCGCGGGCCGGACTCCTGGACCCCGCCGATCCTCAAGACGGTGGCGTCGCGCAACGAAGGCGTCGACGAGTTGGTCGCCGCGATCGAGGACCGGCTGACCTGGATGACCGGCAACGGCGTACTGACCGAGCGCCGGCGCAGCCGGGCCCGGGACGAGATCGAGGCGATCGCGATGACGGCCCTGCGGTCCCGCTTCGCCCACCTGCACGGTGACGCGCGGCTCGACGTACTGGCCGCGAAGGTCGCCGACGGCGACACCGACCCGTACGCCGCGGCCGACGAGCTGCTCGACGCGCTCTGA
- the mce gene encoding methylmalonyl-CoA epimerase — translation MDATGTQTLFEAIDHVGIAVADFDEAVRFYAETFGMTVAHEEINQEQGVREAMLSVGDSGSSIQLLAPLSDDSPIAKFLTARGPGIQQLAYRVRDLDAVSATLRERGAVLLYDEPRRGTAGSRVNFLHPRSSGGVLVELVEPAR, via the coding sequence ATGGACGCCACCGGAACGCAGACCCTCTTCGAGGCGATCGACCACGTCGGGATCGCGGTCGCGGACTTCGACGAAGCCGTCCGGTTCTACGCCGAGACGTTCGGCATGACGGTCGCGCACGAGGAGATCAACCAGGAGCAAGGGGTCCGGGAGGCGATGCTCTCGGTCGGCGACTCCGGCTCCTCGATCCAGCTGCTCGCGCCGCTGTCGGACGACTCCCCGATCGCCAAGTTCCTGACCGCTCGCGGCCCGGGCATCCAGCAGCTCGCGTACCGCGTTCGCGACCTGGACGCCGTCTCGGCCACCCTGCGCGAGCGCGGCGCCGTCCTCCTGTACGACGAACCGCGTCGCGGCACGGCCGGTTCGCGGGTCAACTTCCTGCATCCGCGCTCTAGCGGTGGCGTCCTGGTCGAGTTGGTCGAGCCGGCCCGATGA
- a CDS encoding sensor histidine kinase, producing MLIDSASDATDGDPAGFSHDAFVYADDDEFVGRAAPFLRDGLIAGEVAAAALPPARIALLRTELGELAEQVTFIDITAAGRNPARIIGLWTTLLSDHPGRPVRGLGEPAYPGRSEAEFAEARLHESLLNVAFQHSGPFRLRCPYSATVLSADVDPATSHPAADSSTADSQDWSEVARGVFGTPLPVVPAGAELRDFGRAQLSAVRRWAGERALQAGLSAERTDDLTLALHEVCTNSIRFGGGRGRLSLWTQDRALILDIADQGRIDDLLVGRMPPPIDGLGGRGVWMANQLCDLVQLRSGPTGTQIRLHTRLD from the coding sequence GTGCTGATCGACAGCGCCTCTGACGCAACGGACGGTGATCCAGCCGGTTTCTCGCACGACGCCTTCGTCTACGCCGATGACGATGAGTTCGTGGGCCGAGCAGCTCCGTTCCTCCGCGACGGCCTGATCGCGGGCGAAGTGGCCGCCGCTGCGCTCCCGCCGGCCCGGATCGCCCTACTGCGAACCGAACTCGGCGAGCTGGCCGAGCAGGTCACCTTCATCGACATCACCGCCGCGGGCCGCAACCCGGCGCGAATCATCGGGCTGTGGACCACGTTGCTGAGCGACCATCCCGGGCGTCCGGTCCGCGGTCTCGGCGAGCCCGCCTATCCAGGCCGGTCCGAGGCGGAGTTCGCGGAGGCCAGGTTGCACGAATCACTGCTCAACGTGGCCTTCCAGCACTCCGGCCCGTTCCGGCTGCGCTGCCCGTACTCCGCCACGGTCCTCTCCGCCGACGTCGACCCGGCTACCAGCCATCCCGCCGCCGATAGTTCCACGGCGGATTCGCAGGACTGGAGCGAGGTCGCGCGCGGAGTCTTCGGTACGCCGCTGCCCGTAGTACCGGCCGGGGCTGAGCTACGCGACTTCGGGCGCGCGCAACTGTCGGCGGTACGCCGCTGGGCAGGTGAGCGCGCCCTCCAAGCGGGCTTGAGCGCAGAGCGGACCGACGATCTGACACTGGCGCTGCACGAGGTCTGCACCAACAGCATCCGGTTCGGAGGCGGCCGGGGACGGTTGTCGCTGTGGACCCAGGACCGCGCGCTGATCCTCGACATCGCCGACCAGGGGCGGATCGACGATCTGCTGGTCGGCCGGATGCCGCCGCCGATCGACGGGCTCGGCGGGCGCGGCGTCTGGATGGCGAACCAGCTCTGCGACCTGGTCCAGCTCCGGTCCGGTCCCACCGGCACCCAGATCCGGCTGCACACGCGTCTCGACTGA
- a CDS encoding methyltransferase domain-containing protein, with amino-acid sequence MYANRRSRATPGSSTATRLSSTRTLGTFIAEVSDARQLDFADNSFDVALRFGPLYHLREKADRLTALREAARVVTPRQLLVAGFRPGISTPRQSFRKSSTPSASPTSNSTRSKARRVRRWSSCRPMTNYSKRPSPWYAVLVTWPEFAR; translated from the coding sequence GTGTACGCCAACCGCAGATCCCGCGCGACGCCGGGATCCAGCACTGCTACTCGGCTGTCTTCGACGAGGACACTCGGCACCTTCATCGCCGAGGTCAGCGACGCCCGGCAGCTCGATTTCGCCGACAACAGTTTCGACGTCGCGCTGCGGTTCGGTCCGCTGTATCACCTGCGGGAGAAGGCGGACCGGCTCACCGCACTCCGCGAGGCGGCTCGCGTCGTCACGCCACGCCAGCTCCTGGTGGCAGGTTTCCGGCCGGGCATTTCCACACCGCGGCAGAGCTTCAGGAAGAGTTCGACGCCGTCGGCATCACCGACGTCGAACTCCACGCGATCGAAGGCTCGGCGGGTTCGGCGCTGGAGCAGTTGCCGGCCGATGACGAACTACTCCAAGCGGCCCTCACCTTGGTACGCCGTACTGGTCACCTGGCCGGAGTTCGCGAGATGA
- a CDS encoding acetyl-CoA C-acetyltransferase: MSDTTRSPQNTTVIVAGARTPIGRLLGGLKGFTGADLGGFAIKGALEKAGVAPDQVEYVIMGQVLQAGAGQIAARQAAVKGGIPMSVPAITINKVCLSGLNAIAMADQLIRAGEYDVVVAGGMESMTNSPHLLPKSREGYKYGDTTLVDSMAFDGLWDAFTDQAMGALTDQANDTGLKLTRAEQDQFSARSHQLAAESWKNGVFVDEVVPVEVPQRKGDPIVFDTDEGVRGDTSVETLARLRPAFGKDGTITAGSASQISDGGCAVVVMSKAKAEELGLTWLAEIGAHGSVAGPDSSLQSQPANAIVKACSKEGIEPAALDLIEINEAFAAVGIASARELDVDLDKVNVNGGAIALGHPIGMSGARLVLHLALELQRRGGGTGAAALCGGGGQGDALIVRVPQRS; encoded by the coding sequence ATGTCTGACACCACTCGCAGCCCGCAGAACACAACTGTCATAGTCGCCGGTGCGCGGACGCCGATCGGCCGGCTGCTGGGTGGCCTGAAGGGCTTCACCGGCGCCGACCTCGGCGGCTTCGCGATCAAGGGCGCGCTCGAGAAGGCCGGTGTCGCGCCGGACCAGGTCGAGTACGTGATCATGGGCCAGGTGCTGCAGGCCGGGGCCGGCCAGATCGCCGCCCGCCAGGCCGCCGTCAAGGGCGGCATCCCGATGTCGGTGCCGGCGATCACCATCAACAAGGTCTGCCTGTCCGGCCTGAACGCGATCGCGATGGCCGACCAGCTGATCCGGGCCGGCGAGTACGACGTGGTGGTGGCCGGCGGGATGGAGTCGATGACGAACTCCCCGCACCTGCTGCCGAAGTCGCGCGAGGGCTACAAGTACGGCGACACCACGCTGGTCGACTCGATGGCCTTCGACGGCCTCTGGGACGCCTTCACCGATCAGGCGATGGGCGCGCTGACCGACCAGGCCAACGACACCGGACTGAAGCTCACCCGCGCGGAGCAGGACCAGTTCAGCGCGCGGTCGCACCAGCTGGCGGCGGAGAGCTGGAAGAACGGCGTCTTCGTCGACGAGGTGGTACCGGTCGAGGTGCCGCAGCGCAAGGGTGACCCGATCGTCTTCGACACCGACGAGGGTGTCCGCGGCGACACGTCGGTGGAGACGCTCGCGCGGTTGCGCCCGGCGTTCGGCAAGGACGGCACGATCACGGCCGGTTCGGCGTCCCAGATCTCCGACGGTGGCTGCGCGGTGGTCGTGATGAGCAAGGCGAAGGCCGAGGAGCTCGGACTGACCTGGCTGGCCGAGATCGGCGCGCACGGGTCGGTCGCCGGACCGGACTCGTCGCTGCAGAGCCAGCCGGCCAACGCGATCGTCAAGGCCTGCTCCAAGGAGGGCATCGAGCCGGCCGCGCTCGACCTGATCGAGATCAACGAGGCCTTCGCCGCGGTCGGTATCGCCAGCGCGCGGGAGCTGGACGTCGACCTGGACAAGGTCAACGTCAACGGCGGCGCCATCGCTCTTGGGCACCCGATCGGTATGTCCGGCGCCCGGCTCGTTCTGCACCTGGCTCTCGAACTGCAGCGCCGTGGCGGTGGCACCGGCGCCGCTGCCCTTTGCGGTGGCGGCGGCCAGGGCGATGCGCTGATCGTGCGCGTGCCGCAGCGAAGCTGA
- a CDS encoding PH domain-containing protein codes for MAGLGLFRIFDPKVRRHLISDEGEVVIDEVRHHWVVFAVPIAEVILATALLVAMLWLPPKGAGAVLVIVLVLLAHAFWKFLTEHRDRFVVTNMRVMRIRGVFSQTVATTPIARILDITLQKPLIGRMFGYGHFVFESAAQDQGFREIRFVSRPDDRDLTIQRVIQRTGLRASASVDVVQGDDDDSDDDGTGPVGMNTAAEVSTSTTTAPTQHATTTRVAGTSSKSIFNSERANWTDDPDRD; via the coding sequence ATGGCCGGATTAGGCCTCTTCAGGATCTTCGATCCGAAGGTCAGGCGCCATCTGATCTCGGACGAGGGCGAGGTCGTCATCGACGAGGTGCGGCACCACTGGGTGGTGTTCGCCGTGCCGATCGCCGAGGTGATCCTGGCCACCGCGCTGCTGGTGGCGATGCTGTGGCTGCCGCCGAAGGGTGCCGGCGCCGTCCTGGTGATCGTGCTGGTGCTGCTGGCCCACGCGTTCTGGAAGTTCTTGACCGAGCATCGCGACCGGTTCGTGGTGACGAACATGCGAGTGATGCGGATCCGCGGCGTCTTCTCGCAGACCGTCGCGACCACCCCGATCGCCCGAATTCTCGACATCACCCTGCAGAAGCCGCTGATCGGCCGGATGTTCGGCTACGGCCACTTCGTCTTCGAGTCGGCCGCCCAGGACCAGGGCTTCCGCGAGATCAGGTTCGTCAGCCGTCCCGACGACCGTGACCTGACCATCCAGCGCGTCATCCAGCGCACCGGCCTGCGCGCCTCCGCCAGCGTCGACGTCGTCCAGGGCGACGACGACGATTCCGACGACGACGGTACCGGCCCGGTCGGCATGAACACCGCGGCCGAGGTGAGCACCAGCACCACGACGGCCCCCACCCAGCACGCGACCACCACCCGCGTCGCCGGCACGTCCAGCAAGTCGATCTTCAACTCGGAACGCGCCAACTGGACCGACGACCCGGACCGCGACTAG
- the ccrA gene encoding crotonyl-CoA carboxylase/reductase, with the protein MKDILDAILAGDTPAEDFGQLAVPEHYRGITVHADDTAMFEGLATREKDPRKSLHLDDVPTPELGPGEALVAVMASAINYNTVWTSIFEPVSTFSFLKRYGKLSPLTARHDLPYHVVGSDLAGVVLRTGPGVNAWKPGDEVVAHCLSVELESPDGHNDTMLDSEQRIWGFETNFGGLAELALVKSNQLMPKPAHLTWEEAASPGLVNSTAYRQLVSPNGADMKQGDVVLVWGASGGLGSYATQFALNGGAIPVCVVSSPEKAEICRAMGAELIIDRSAEGYEFWSDEHTQDQSEWKRLGAKIRELTGGDDPDIVFEHPGRETFGASVFVARKGGKIVTCASTSGFLHEYDNRYLWMNLKSIIGSHFANYREAWEANRLIAKGMVHPTLSRVYPLEETGQAAYDVHRNLHQGKVGVLTLAPSEGLGVKNPELREQHLTEINRFRDR; encoded by the coding sequence GTGAAGGACATCCTGGACGCGATCCTGGCCGGCGACACGCCCGCCGAGGACTTCGGGCAGCTCGCCGTACCGGAGCACTATCGCGGGATCACCGTGCACGCCGACGACACCGCGATGTTCGAGGGCCTGGCGACCAGGGAGAAGGATCCACGCAAGAGCCTGCACCTGGACGACGTGCCGACGCCGGAGCTCGGGCCGGGCGAGGCGCTGGTCGCGGTGATGGCGAGCGCGATCAACTACAACACGGTCTGGACCTCGATCTTCGAGCCGGTCTCCACCTTCAGTTTCCTCAAGCGGTACGGGAAGTTGTCGCCGCTGACCGCGCGGCACGACCTGCCGTACCACGTGGTCGGTTCGGACCTGGCCGGCGTCGTACTGCGGACCGGGCCCGGCGTGAACGCCTGGAAGCCCGGCGACGAGGTGGTCGCGCACTGCCTGTCGGTCGAGCTGGAGTCGCCGGACGGGCACAACGACACGATGCTCGACTCCGAGCAGCGGATCTGGGGATTCGAGACCAACTTCGGCGGGCTGGCCGAGCTGGCGCTGGTGAAGTCCAACCAGCTGATGCCGAAGCCGGCGCATCTGACCTGGGAAGAGGCAGCGTCGCCGGGGCTGGTGAACAGTACGGCGTACCGGCAGCTGGTCTCGCCGAACGGCGCGGACATGAAGCAGGGCGACGTCGTGCTGGTCTGGGGTGCGTCCGGTGGGCTCGGGTCGTACGCGACCCAGTTCGCGCTGAACGGCGGCGCGATCCCGGTCTGCGTGGTCTCGTCGCCGGAGAAGGCGGAGATCTGCCGGGCGATGGGCGCGGAGCTGATCATCGACCGGTCGGCCGAGGGCTACGAGTTCTGGTCCGACGAGCACACCCAGGACCAGTCGGAGTGGAAGCGGCTCGGTGCGAAGATCCGCGAGCTGACCGGCGGCGACGACCCGGACATCGTCTTCGAGCATCCCGGCCGGGAGACCTTCGGCGCCTCGGTCTTCGTCGCCCGCAAGGGCGGCAAGATCGTCACCTGCGCCTCCACGTCGGGCTTCCTGCACGAGTACGACAACCGCTACCTGTGGATGAACCTGAAGAGCATCATCGGCTCCCACTTCGCCAACTACCGCGAGGCCTGGGAGGCGAACCGGCTGATCGCCAAGGGCATGGTGCACCCGACCCTGAGCCGCGTCTATCCGCTGGAGGAGACCGGCCAGGCGGCGTACGACGTGCACCGCAACCTGCACCAGGGCAAGGTCGGCGTGCTGACGCTGGCTCCGTCCGAAGGTCTCGGCGTGAAGAACCCCGAACTGCGCGAGCAGCACCTGACCGAGATCAACCGGTTCCGGGACAGGTAG
- a CDS encoding maleylpyruvate isomerase family mycothiol-dependent enzyme, whose translation MSLPPEHAAFYLACLQRDAARLAEVGRLGLPAVVPSCPEWTVESLLRHVAQVYLHKIEILRLGARPEPWPPAGLDERDALELFEETRTAIVVALTEAGTDRPTWTFSPSDQTSGFWFRRMALETVVHRVDAELAHDVVTPVDRELALDGIDELLTLMLGGPWWEEGDTKHPVDATIRITSAGRSWTTRLDATSATVVPTAEGDVDAEVFGDPDELLLWLWGRRDLNMDQSAGDDAAVLEFRARVAECTT comes from the coding sequence ATGTCTCTGCCGCCCGAACACGCTGCCTTCTACCTCGCCTGCCTCCAGCGGGACGCCGCCCGCCTCGCCGAGGTCGGCCGGCTCGGCCTCCCGGCCGTCGTCCCGAGCTGCCCCGAGTGGACCGTCGAGTCACTGCTCCGACACGTCGCCCAGGTCTATCTGCACAAGATCGAGATCCTCCGGCTGGGAGCCCGCCCCGAGCCGTGGCCGCCCGCCGGGCTCGACGAGCGCGACGCCCTCGAACTGTTCGAGGAGACCCGCACCGCGATCGTCGTCGCGCTGACCGAGGCCGGCACCGACCGGCCGACCTGGACCTTCTCACCGTCGGACCAGACGTCGGGTTTCTGGTTCCGCCGGATGGCACTGGAGACCGTCGTCCACCGAGTCGACGCCGAACTGGCCCATGACGTCGTCACCCCGGTCGACCGCGAACTGGCCCTGGACGGCATCGACGAACTGCTCACCCTGATGCTCGGCGGCCCTTGGTGGGAAGAAGGCGACACCAAGCACCCGGTCGACGCGACCATCCGGATCACCTCCGCCGGCCGCTCCTGGACCACCCGCCTCGACGCGACCAGCGCAACCGTCGTACCAACCGCCGAAGGCGACGTCGACGCCGAGGTCTTCGGCGACCCCGACGAACTCCTCCTCTGGCTCTGGGGCCGCCGCGACCTCAACATGGACCAGTCAGCCGGCGACGACGCCGCAGTACTCGAGTTCCGCGCCCGAGTCGCGGAGTGCACCACCTAA
- a CDS encoding transposase has protein sequence MADESSLPFFDRTATAAGGFPVGRRGYDKQAVDDYVRALEMQLADARTRLEDAQANSAPLQRQLEEAKRQLEASANPSYAGLGDRAAQILRLAQDQAAEALEEARREADELRSTAAKEAAATRATGEREAQDIRTVALNESDSMRRTAEGDAAEIRRTADTESAEVLAAARRKAETLQLTAESESSTMKNGALHEAEKIRTAIQRESAALRARLADEREQQAKELADKHSKIAADTENLTTQMREAAEASERRVAEATEQARKIRAEAEESAERTLSRARREAEQLLTTARTRSEAELASAADEAERSRTIIARETERLAKRRDGILAQIAGLNDIASNIARQAAELDSETATPYTNPFAAPATPPAASTATAAPAAPTGNPFATSYDDVPKYTAGADEATATYATDVEPEEAELGRGGNPFSGGSPFAGSGAGEAPADRTRIDTSLRVDAGSVDELRTSEPPRDQTRIDEFRLSDLTGPKTDTKPDSGAKPAGRDDAKAATGDGKAAKDEK, from the coding sequence ATGGCTGACGAGTCGAGCCTGCCGTTTTTCGATCGTACTGCGACTGCCGCGGGTGGCTTCCCCGTGGGACGTCGTGGCTACGACAAACAGGCGGTGGATGACTATGTCCGCGCCCTGGAGATGCAACTCGCCGACGCCCGCACGCGGCTGGAGGACGCGCAGGCGAACTCCGCTCCGCTGCAGCGTCAGCTCGAGGAGGCGAAGCGCCAGCTCGAGGCCAGCGCCAACCCGTCGTACGCCGGGCTCGGGGACCGGGCCGCGCAGATCCTGCGGCTCGCCCAGGACCAGGCCGCCGAGGCGCTGGAGGAGGCCCGCCGCGAGGCCGACGAGCTGCGCAGCACCGCCGCCAAGGAGGCCGCGGCCACCCGGGCGACCGGTGAGCGCGAGGCCCAGGACATCCGCACCGTCGCGCTGAACGAGTCCGACAGCATGCGCCGGACCGCGGAGGGCGACGCGGCCGAGATCCGCCGGACCGCCGACACCGAGTCCGCCGAGGTGCTCGCGGCCGCCCGGCGCAAGGCCGAGACGCTGCAGCTGACGGCGGAGTCCGAGTCCAGCACGATGAAGAACGGCGCGCTGCACGAGGCGGAGAAAATCCGCACCGCGATCCAGCGCGAGTCCGCGGCACTGCGGGCCCGGCTGGCCGACGAGCGCGAGCAGCAGGCCAAGGAGCTGGCCGACAAGCACTCGAAGATCGCCGCCGACACCGAGAACCTGACCACCCAGATGCGCGAGGCCGCCGAGGCCTCGGAGCGCCGGGTCGCCGAGGCCACCGAGCAGGCCCGCAAGATCCGCGCCGAGGCGGAGGAGTCGGCCGAGCGCACGCTCTCCCGGGCCCGGCGCGAGGCCGAGCAGCTGCTCACCACCGCGCGCACCCGCTCGGAGGCCGAGCTGGCCAGCGCCGCCGACGAGGCGGAGCGGTCGCGCACGATCATCGCCCGGGAGACCGAGCGGCTCGCCAAGCGCCGCGACGGCATCCTGGCCCAGATCGCCGGGCTGAACGACATCGCCAGCAACATCGCCCGCCAGGCCGCCGAGCTCGACTCCGAGACGGCCACGCCGTACACCAACCCGTTCGCCGCACCGGCGACGCCGCCGGCCGCTTCGACGGCCACCGCTGCGCCGGCCGCTCCCACGGGCAACCCGTTCGCGACGTCCTACGACGACGTCCCGAAGTACACCGCCGGCGCCGACGAGGCCACGGCGACGTACGCGACCGACGTCGAGCCGGAAGAGGCGGAGCTCGGCCGGGGTGGCAACCCGTTCAGCGGCGGCAGCCCGTTCGCCGGGTCCGGCGCCGGTGAGGCCCCGGCCGACCGGACCCGCATCGACACGAGCCTGCGGGTGGACGCCGGCAGCGTCGACGAGCTCCGGACCTCCGAGCCGCCGCGCGACCAGACCCGGATCGACGAGTTCCGGCTGAGCGATCTGACCGGCCCGAAGACGGACACGAAGCCGGACTCAGGCGCCAAGCCGGCCGGCCGGGACGACGCGAAGGCGGCCACCGGGGACGGTAAAGCCGCGAAGGATGAGAAGTGA
- a CDS encoding MarR family winged helix-turn-helix transcriptional regulator: MARKRPLPFDPIDEASRQWGRRWGAVEQMRAVTSLMRAQQIVIGELDEILRKHGLTFARFEALVLLTFSRRGSLPLGKMGERLQVHPTSVTSIVRRLETAGLVTRTPHPDDGRAILCEITAEGRELVERATADLVAADFALRGLTDAQLEMLWSVLLPLRRTAGDFAPEED, encoded by the coding sequence ATGGCGAGGAAGAGACCGTTGCCGTTCGACCCGATCGACGAGGCATCGCGGCAGTGGGGCCGCCGCTGGGGTGCCGTCGAGCAGATGCGCGCGGTCACCTCGCTGATGCGCGCCCAGCAGATCGTGATCGGCGAACTGGACGAGATCCTCAGGAAGCACGGCCTGACCTTCGCCCGGTTCGAGGCGCTCGTGCTGCTGACCTTCTCCCGGCGCGGCTCGCTGCCGCTGGGCAAGATGGGGGAGCGGCTGCAGGTGCACCCGACGTCCGTCACCTCGATCGTCCGCCGGCTGGAGACGGCCGGCCTGGTCACCCGTACGCCGCACCCCGACGACGGTCGCGCCATCCTCTGCGAGATCACCGCCGAGGGCCGCGAACTGGTCGAGCGGGCCACCGCCGACCTGGTCGCCGCCGACTTCGCGCTGCGGGGTCTCACCGACGCGCAGCTCGAGATGCTCTGGTCGGTCCTGCTGCCACTGCGCCGGACCGCGGGCGATTTCGCGCCCGAAGAGGACTGA